Proteins encoded within one genomic window of Flavobacterium gilvum:
- a CDS encoding T9SS type B sorting domain-containing protein, whose amino-acid sequence MKHKLFFLLLLFTTLTFSQQEASVWYFGNKAGLKFKPDGSVVALTDGQMITEGVSAVLADKDGNFLFYTDGVTVWNKNHQVMQNGTDLFANWFGVDAVTIVPKPGTTNLFYIFVAGSSAFAGSVNDFRYSVVDMSLNGGLGAVTSEKDILVNTPYDHAMAVVKHANNTDYWVVMHDKNSNVFYSYLLTSSGLSSIPVQSNAGTIDNRILNMKISPDGSKLAICGNLNLELCNFDTRTGLISNDKVLWNGPNGGSAEFSPNSEVLYHSIIGGNQDHKVIQYDLNTMDIVGTAYTTIVPNSIIPGSLQLGSNGKIYIAQFNDLKIGVINNPNLLGATCDLNWDAVDLGGRYNWGSLPTFVSSLIFNFEIGCKNLCLSQTTEFTLNTGQTVTSTVWNFGDGSTSNDINPTHTYANTGTYTVSVLATSASGTNTKNRDITISPTPIATKPQDILSCDANNDGLYNFDLTTQNMAILNGQDPNIYTIKYFANVTDYANKVAVLSPNNYINKVPYQQETIIAEVFNKVNGECKSTTTFSIDVFDTPKPNTSISNLTICDNSSVGTDNDGKVAFDLTQKATNILNGQSATQFLISYYKDAGLTQPILTPAAYQNTNPIETIYVKEVNKDNLNCTATTSFKIEVLALPIIANEVNLKQCDDDIDGFSVFNLEEAINKITANASVENITFFKTALEAQNNTNPILNPTNYTNQSVSIDKVFIRVTNGTGCFRVGQLNLIVSTTQIPLTFKRNFTQCDDEISGTNTDGIASFDFSRVTNQIQNIFPAGQQLDITYYRNVADALAEKNAIIDVSNYRNIGYPNTQNIYVRVDSRLNNDCLGLGSHITLTVEPIPKIQLTGNELVCSNLPTFTKTINAGLVDETQKANFTYVWTMDGNSIANETNYDLTVNEKGIYKVKSTSSAGCSATRTITVNASDKATVKVDIVDLSSENSITVFATGTGDYVFSLDSENSDYQSSNIFTNVPAGIHTIFVKDLNGCGIVPQEVAILGIPNYFTPNQDGYNDTWNIKGVNNVFNSKTSVRIFDRYGKLIKETDSMGDGWDGTYMGHQMPATDYWYSIQLQDGRVFKGHFALKR is encoded by the coding sequence ATGAAACATAAATTATTTTTTTTGCTATTATTATTTACGACACTTACATTCTCGCAACAAGAAGCTAGTGTTTGGTATTTTGGGAATAAGGCTGGACTAAAGTTTAAACCTGACGGTAGCGTTGTCGCCCTAACAGATGGTCAAATGATTACAGAGGGGGTTTCTGCAGTTTTGGCAGACAAAGACGGTAATTTTTTGTTTTATACTGATGGTGTTACTGTCTGGAATAAAAACCATCAAGTGATGCAAAACGGAACAGATTTATTTGCTAATTGGTTTGGAGTAGATGCTGTAACTATAGTGCCAAAACCCGGAACCACAAACTTATTTTATATTTTTGTAGCAGGTAGTTCAGCGTTTGCAGGAAGTGTAAATGATTTTAGGTATTCTGTTGTTGATATGAGTCTTAATGGAGGTCTTGGAGCAGTTACTTCCGAAAAAGATATATTGGTTAATACTCCTTATGATCATGCTATGGCTGTAGTAAAACATGCTAATAATACTGATTATTGGGTGGTTATGCATGATAAGAATAGTAATGTTTTTTATAGCTATTTGCTGACTTCTTCGGGTTTGAGTTCGATTCCTGTACAATCCAATGCAGGTACTATCGATAATAGAATATTAAATATGAAAATTTCTCCTGATGGTTCTAAATTAGCAATTTGTGGCAACCTCAATTTGGAATTATGTAATTTCGATACTAGAACAGGATTGATTTCAAATGACAAAGTTTTATGGAATGGTCCCAACGGTGGTTCGGCTGAATTTTCACCTAATAGTGAAGTTTTGTATCATTCAATAATTGGTGGTAATCAAGATCATAAAGTAATTCAGTATGATTTAAATACAATGGATATTGTTGGGACTGCTTATACAACAATAGTTCCAAATTCAATAATACCGGGTAGTTTGCAGCTTGGTTCCAATGGAAAAATTTATATAGCTCAATTTAATGATCTAAAAATAGGTGTCATTAACAATCCAAATCTTTTAGGTGCGACATGTGACCTTAATTGGGATGCTGTTGATTTAGGGGGACGTTATAACTGGGGAAGTTTACCCACTTTTGTATCATCTTTAATCTTCAATTTTGAAATAGGATGTAAAAATTTGTGTCTTTCCCAAACTACAGAATTTACCCTAAATACGGGTCAAACCGTAACATCTACCGTTTGGAATTTTGGTGACGGGAGTACATCCAATGATATAAACCCAACACATACTTACGCAAACACCGGGACTTATACTGTATCCGTTTTGGCAACGAGTGCTTCCGGCACAAATACAAAAAATAGAGATATTACTATTTCTCCAACTCCCATAGCAACAAAACCACAGGATATTTTGTCTTGTGATGCCAATAATGATGGACTTTATAACTTCGATTTAACCACACAAAACATGGCTATACTTAACGGACAAGATCCTAATATTTACACCATAAAGTATTTTGCCAATGTTACGGACTATGCGAATAAAGTAGCTGTTCTATCTCCAAACAATTACATCAATAAAGTTCCCTATCAACAAGAAACGATCATTGCCGAAGTTTTCAACAAAGTTAATGGGGAGTGCAAAAGCACAACAACATTTTCTATTGATGTCTTTGATACACCAAAACCAAATACAAGTATTTCCAATTTAACGATTTGTGATAATAGCAGTGTTGGAACAGATAATGATGGTAAAGTTGCTTTCGATTTAACTCAAAAAGCAACTAATATTCTTAATGGTCAATCAGCTACCCAATTTTTGATTTCGTATTACAAAGATGCGGGTCTAACTCAGCCTATTTTGACTCCAGCAGCTTATCAAAATACCAATCCAATCGAAACCATATATGTAAAAGAGGTTAACAAAGACAATCTAAATTGTACTGCCACCACTTCCTTCAAAATTGAAGTTTTGGCTTTACCTATTATAGCAAATGAGGTTAACCTAAAGCAATGTGATGACGATATTGACGGATTCAGTGTTTTTAATTTGGAAGAAGCGATTAACAAAATAACTGCAAATGCGTCTGTTGAAAACATTACTTTTTTTAAAACGGCTTTGGAAGCACAAAACAACACCAATCCCATTCTAAATCCAACAAACTATACCAATCAAAGTGTCAGTATTGACAAAGTATTTATACGGGTAACCAATGGCACTGGCTGTTTCAGAGTTGGACAACTGAATCTCATTGTTTCAACCACCCAAATTCCGTTGACTTTTAAAAGAAATTTTACGCAATGTGATGATGAAATTTCCGGAACCAATACGGATGGAATTGCCTCATTTGATTTTAGTCGGGTAACCAATCAAATTCAGAATATATTTCCTGCTGGACAACAATTGGACATAACTTATTATAGGAATGTCGCCGATGCTCTGGCAGAGAAAAATGCTATCATTGATGTTTCAAATTATAGAAACATAGGATATCCAAACACCCAAAATATTTACGTTCGAGTCGATAGCCGGTTAAATAATGATTGCTTGGGATTGGGAAGCCATATTACATTAACAGTTGAACCTATTCCAAAAATTCAATTAACTGGGAATGAACTGGTATGCAGTAATTTACCAACTTTTACCAAAACAATCAATGCTGGATTAGTGGACGAGACCCAAAAAGCCAATTTCACTTATGTCTGGACTATGGACGGAAATTCAATAGCAAACGAAACAAATTATGATTTGACCGTCAATGAAAAAGGGATTTACAAGGTAAAATCAACCAGCAGTGCAGGTTGTTCTGCAACAAGGACCATCACCGTAAATGCATCCGACAAAGCGACTGTAAAAGTGGATATTGTTGATTTGTCTTCGGAAAATAGCATAACTGTTTTTGCTACCGGAACCGGTGACTATGTTTTTTCGCTTGATAGTGAAAATAGTGATTATCAAAGCAGCAATATTTTTACGAATGTTCCAGCAGGTATTCATACCATTTTTGTCAAAGATTTGAATGGCTGTGGCATTGTGCCTCAAGAAGTGGCCATTTTAGGTATTCCGAATTATTTCACTCCCAATCAAGATGGATACAATGATACATGGAATATAAAAGGGGTAAATAATGTTTTCAATTCAAAAACATCAGTTCGAATTTTTGACCGTTACGGAAAATTGATAAAAGAAACTGATTCAATGGGTGATGGCTGGGACGGAACCTACATGGGACATCAAATGCCGGCCACGGATTATTGGTATTCAATTCAGTTACAAGATGGAAGAGTTTTTAAAGGACATTTTGCTTTGAAGCGATAG
- a CDS encoding phosphatase PAP2 family protein, producing MENLYKIPKKNIIFGLVFLFFSCSQVEPLNNDSLTNNSQSLTGKIGPQTLAHTKEYPSDVATAWFNLLTDITRTKPYFVGQANRIFTYSGIALYESVVPGMPSYQSMYSYLTGKIIESGKKKDYYWPACANAAIARISSKIMQTYPTPNLAQVQALEASFNSSFQSQVTPEQLQASNDFGKYVADIIFEWSKTDGVFNPDGTPVFCPPYVPLGGLGNWVPTPPAFLSAVGQCPPKTFVPNIGNTVLASPHPAYSTDPSSVFYQAANQVYQRRNNITSQEMKSFSNWRDLSPNYNPIAHMLKITTQIFIKEKLNLEDASVLYAKQTIAAYDAVSAVFQSKFHYALLRPVTYIRGVMGQNNWSSFGTTPQTPSYPDELSVTASTVEILENRFGTNYAVTDSVHKSTHGIFSYPSLNALVLDEVEARVSGGTIFRFCGEEGVVQGRKVGQMVNALPFKKP from the coding sequence ATGGAAAATTTGTACAAAATCCCCAAAAAAAATATTATTTTCGGTTTAGTGTTTTTATTTTTTTCTTGCTCACAAGTTGAGCCACTAAATAATGATTCACTGACAAACAACTCCCAATCCCTGACCGGAAAAATTGGTCCTCAGACATTGGCGCACACAAAAGAATACCCTTCTGATGTTGCGACAGCCTGGTTCAACTTGTTAACAGATATTACAAGAACAAAACCTTATTTCGTTGGACAAGCAAACCGTATTTTTACTTATAGCGGCATTGCACTTTATGAATCGGTAGTTCCAGGCATGCCCTCTTACCAATCTATGTATAGCTATTTAACCGGTAAAATTATTGAATCCGGAAAGAAAAAAGATTACTACTGGCCTGCCTGTGCCAATGCCGCTATTGCCCGTATCTCATCAAAAATAATGCAAACCTATCCTACTCCAAACCTGGCACAGGTTCAAGCTCTTGAAGCCTCTTTTAATAGCTCCTTTCAATCACAAGTAACGCCAGAACAATTACAGGCCTCCAATGATTTTGGGAAATATGTGGCAGATATTATTTTTGAATGGAGTAAAACGGATGGCGTTTTTAATCCTGATGGAACACCTGTATTCTGCCCCCCCTATGTTCCTCTTGGCGGATTGGGTAATTGGGTTCCAACACCTCCGGCTTTTCTATCTGCAGTGGGACAATGCCCTCCCAAAACATTTGTCCCCAATATTGGAAATACTGTTTTAGCATCGCCACATCCTGCTTACAGTACTGATCCATCTTCTGTTTTTTATCAAGCAGCTAACCAAGTGTACCAACGCAGGAATAATATTACTTCACAAGAAATGAAGTCATTTAGTAACTGGAGAGATTTATCTCCCAATTACAATCCAATTGCCCATATGTTAAAAATCACTACGCAGATATTTATAAAAGAGAAATTGAATCTTGAAGATGCATCCGTATTATATGCCAAACAGACAATAGCGGCATATGATGCCGTTTCCGCTGTATTTCAATCAAAATTTCATTATGCGTTACTACGGCCCGTTACTTATATCAGGGGCGTGATGGGACAAAATAACTGGTCTTCTTTTGGTACTACACCTCAAACTCCATCTTACCCCGATGAATTGTCTGTAACTGCATCCACCGTGGAAATCCTTGAAAACCGTTTTGGTACTAATTATGCAGTTACAGACAGTGTTCATAAATCCACTCATGGAATTTTTTCTTATCCTTCATTAAATGCTCTTGTGTTAGACGAGGTCGAGGCAAGAGTGAGTGGCGGAACCATTTTCAGATTTTGTGGAGAAGAAGGAGTGGTACAAGGCCGTAAAGTTGGGCAAATGGTAAATGCCTTACCTTTCAAAAAACCTTAA
- a CDS encoding vanadium-dependent haloperoxidase, translating into MKNHIKQVTTYFILFLLVTSCAKEDLPINNDEINTSNLTKKVVKEHGFVDNKMVLYWNKITETVLSNPIQQPTRTRLFAIIEISVHDALNSIKPKYERFAMNEKEQFADPDATVASAAYWAITLLGRGSSQVDSWYSESLATIPDGESKNLGIALGKKSAQAIIANRADDGFTKIILASPIPANGINPGEYRSTVTALNYVPTTALSPFRILYNWGTVNKPYVIESNSQFRPGGPYAVNSNEYTTDFNEVKTKGARVGGIRTAEEEKMGKFWSENRPSILWNIIATNAIATKKLDAWKTARLFALIHVCIAESINSQFNASYYYYSWRPETAVRLAATDGNDNTQADPSWLPVYSESPTSATPPVPGYPNGFAAFGGATAEILRLFLGTDETSIDITTTSINPAVTLPKPSFHYSSFSQAARANSLSTVYNGWDFRKSVLDGEEMGKQIANYVFNHQFRENKE; encoded by the coding sequence ATGAAAAATCACATAAAACAAGTAACAACGTACTTTATTCTTTTTTTGTTGGTTACTTCCTGTGCAAAAGAAGATTTACCTATTAACAATGACGAAATAAATACTTCCAATTTAACTAAAAAAGTCGTTAAGGAACACGGTTTTGTAGACAACAAGATGGTCTTGTATTGGAACAAAATAACAGAAACTGTCCTTAGCAATCCAATACAGCAACCCACTCGTACTCGTCTTTTTGCCATAATTGAAATTTCCGTACACGATGCGCTGAATAGTATTAAGCCAAAGTATGAACGCTTTGCCATGAATGAAAAAGAACAATTTGCTGACCCTGATGCAACAGTTGCCAGCGCAGCCTATTGGGCCATTACATTATTGGGTCGGGGAAGTTCTCAAGTCGATTCATGGTACTCTGAAAGTCTAGCGACCATCCCCGATGGAGAAAGTAAAAATTTAGGTATAGCTCTTGGTAAAAAATCAGCCCAAGCTATCATTGCCAACCGTGCCGATGATGGATTTACAAAAATTATTCTTGCTTCGCCCATACCAGCCAATGGCATCAATCCTGGCGAATATCGTTCAACGGTTACTGCCTTGAATTATGTACCCACAACAGCGCTGTCACCTTTTAGAATACTTTATAACTGGGGTACAGTAAATAAACCTTATGTTATTGAAAGCAATTCGCAGTTTAGACCCGGAGGTCCTTATGCCGTCAATTCAAATGAATACACAACTGATTTCAATGAAGTGAAAACAAAGGGAGCCAGAGTAGGTGGCATCCGTACTGCTGAGGAAGAAAAAATGGGAAAATTCTGGAGTGAGAACAGGCCGTCAATCCTTTGGAACATTATAGCAACAAATGCCATTGCAACTAAAAAACTCGATGCGTGGAAAACGGCTCGCTTGTTTGCTCTTATACATGTGTGCATAGCGGAAAGTATCAATTCACAATTTAATGCCAGCTATTACTACTATTCATGGAGACCAGAGACTGCTGTTCGCCTAGCTGCAACCGATGGCAATGACAATACTCAGGCAGATCCCAGCTGGCTGCCAGTTTATTCAGAAAGCCCTACTTCTGCTACACCGCCGGTACCGGGTTATCCTAATGGCTTTGCAGCTTTTGGTGGCGCAACAGCCGAAATATTGCGGTTATTCCTCGGTACTGATGAAACTTCTATTGATATTACAACTACCAGTATAAACCCAGCTGTAACACTACCCAAACCCTCTTTTCATTATTCAAGCTTTTCACAGGCGGCTAGAGCCAATTCGCTCAGCACAGTCTATAATGGTTGGGATTTTAGAAAATCGGTTTTGGATGGAGAAGAAATGGGAAAACAAATTGCCAACTATGTATTCAATCATCAATTCAGGGAAAACAAAGAGTGA